The following proteins come from a genomic window of Diceros bicornis minor isolate mBicDic1 chromosome 4, mDicBic1.mat.cur, whole genome shotgun sequence:
- the CHI3L2 gene encoding chitinase-3-like protein 2 isoform X1, whose amino-acid sequence MGAVTMDQKGLWGGLAVLLLLQGGYAYKLVCYFTNWSQNRQEPGKFTPENIDPFLCSHLIYSFASISKNKVIMKDKNDAMLYQTINSLKMKNPKLKILLSIGGYLFGSKGFHPMVDSSTSRLKFINSVILFLRNHNFDGLDISWIYPDLKDNTHFTVLIQELAESFQKDFVKSTKERLLLTAGVSAGRQMIDNSYQIKKLAKELDFINLLSFDFHGSWEKPLVTGHNSPLRKGQLDRRTSSYYNVEYAVEYWINKGMPAEKVIMGIPMYGRSFTLASAETALGAPASGPGAAGPITKSSGFLAYYEICQFLQGAKITRLQDQQVPYAVKGNQWVGYDDMKSVENKVQFLKNLNLGGAMIWSIDLDDFTGKSCSKGSYPLVQTVKRNLGSL is encoded by the exons ATGGGAGCAGTCACCATGGACCAGAAGGGTCTCTGGGGAG GTTTAGCGGTCTTGCTACTTCTTCAGGGAG GATATGCCTACAAACTAGTTTGCTACTTCACCAACTGGTCGCAGAACCGGCAGGAACCAGGAAAGTTCACCCCTGAGAACATTGACCCCTTCCTATGTTCTCACCTCATCTACTCATTCGCCAGCATCAGTAAAAACAAGGTCATCATGAAGGACAAGAATGATGCGATGCTTTACCAGACCATCAACAGTCTCAAAATGAA GAATCCCAAACTGAAAATTCTCTTGTCCATTGGAGGGTACCTGTTTGGTTCCAAAGG GTTCCATCCCATGGTTGATTCTTCTACATCACGCTTGAAGTTTATCAACTCTGTAATCCTGTTTCTGAGGAACCATAACTTTGATGGGCTGGATATAAGCTGGATCTACCCAGATCTGAAAGATAACACTCATTTCACTGTACTGATTCAA GAGTTAGCAGAATCCTTTCAAAAGGATTTTGTAAAATCCACCAAAGAAAGGCTTCTCTTGACTGCAGGAGTGTCTGCAGGGAGGCAGATGATTGATAACAGCTATCAGATCAAGAAATTGGCAAA AGAACTGGATTTCATCAACCTCCTGTCCTTTGACTTCCATGGGTCTTGGGAAAAGCCTCTTGTCACTGGCCACAACAGCCCTCTGAGAAAGGGGCAGCTAGACAGAAGGACAAGCTCCTACTACAATGTG GAATACGCTGTGGAATACTGGATAAATAAGGGAATGCCTGCGGAGAAGGTGATCATGGGCATCCCCATGTATGGACGCTCCTTCACACTGGCCTCTGCAGAAACTGCGTTGGGGGCCCCCGCCTCtgggcctggagctgctggccccATCACCAAGTCTTCAGGCTTCCTGGCCTATTACGAG ATCTGCCAGTTCCTGCAAGGAGCCAAGATCACAAGGCTCCAGGATCAGCAGGTTCCCTATGCAGTCAAGGGGAACCAGTGGGTGGGCTATGATGACATGAAGAGTGTGGAGAACAAG GTTCAGTTCCTAAAGAATTTAAACCTAGGAGGGGCCATGATCTGGTCTATTGACTTGGATGACTTTACTGGCAAATCCTGCAGCAAGGGCTCCTACCCCCTTGTCCAAACTGTCAAGAGAAACCTTGGCTCCCTATGA
- the CHI3L2 gene encoding chitinase-3-like protein 2 isoform X2, with protein sequence MGAVTMDQKGLWGGYAYKLVCYFTNWSQNRQEPGKFTPENIDPFLCSHLIYSFASISKNKVIMKDKNDAMLYQTINSLKMKNPKLKILLSIGGYLFGSKGFHPMVDSSTSRLKFINSVILFLRNHNFDGLDISWIYPDLKDNTHFTVLIQELAESFQKDFVKSTKERLLLTAGVSAGRQMIDNSYQIKKLAKELDFINLLSFDFHGSWEKPLVTGHNSPLRKGQLDRRTSSYYNVEYAVEYWINKGMPAEKVIMGIPMYGRSFTLASAETALGAPASGPGAAGPITKSSGFLAYYEICQFLQGAKITRLQDQQVPYAVKGNQWVGYDDMKSVENKVQFLKNLNLGGAMIWSIDLDDFTGKSCSKGSYPLVQTVKRNLGSL encoded by the exons ATGGGAGCAGTCACCATGGACCAGAAGGGTCTCTGGGGAG GATATGCCTACAAACTAGTTTGCTACTTCACCAACTGGTCGCAGAACCGGCAGGAACCAGGAAAGTTCACCCCTGAGAACATTGACCCCTTCCTATGTTCTCACCTCATCTACTCATTCGCCAGCATCAGTAAAAACAAGGTCATCATGAAGGACAAGAATGATGCGATGCTTTACCAGACCATCAACAGTCTCAAAATGAA GAATCCCAAACTGAAAATTCTCTTGTCCATTGGAGGGTACCTGTTTGGTTCCAAAGG GTTCCATCCCATGGTTGATTCTTCTACATCACGCTTGAAGTTTATCAACTCTGTAATCCTGTTTCTGAGGAACCATAACTTTGATGGGCTGGATATAAGCTGGATCTACCCAGATCTGAAAGATAACACTCATTTCACTGTACTGATTCAA GAGTTAGCAGAATCCTTTCAAAAGGATTTTGTAAAATCCACCAAAGAAAGGCTTCTCTTGACTGCAGGAGTGTCTGCAGGGAGGCAGATGATTGATAACAGCTATCAGATCAAGAAATTGGCAAA AGAACTGGATTTCATCAACCTCCTGTCCTTTGACTTCCATGGGTCTTGGGAAAAGCCTCTTGTCACTGGCCACAACAGCCCTCTGAGAAAGGGGCAGCTAGACAGAAGGACAAGCTCCTACTACAATGTG GAATACGCTGTGGAATACTGGATAAATAAGGGAATGCCTGCGGAGAAGGTGATCATGGGCATCCCCATGTATGGACGCTCCTTCACACTGGCCTCTGCAGAAACTGCGTTGGGGGCCCCCGCCTCtgggcctggagctgctggccccATCACCAAGTCTTCAGGCTTCCTGGCCTATTACGAG ATCTGCCAGTTCCTGCAAGGAGCCAAGATCACAAGGCTCCAGGATCAGCAGGTTCCCTATGCAGTCAAGGGGAACCAGTGGGTGGGCTATGATGACATGAAGAGTGTGGAGAACAAG GTTCAGTTCCTAAAGAATTTAAACCTAGGAGGGGCCATGATCTGGTCTATTGACTTGGATGACTTTACTGGCAAATCCTGCAGCAAGGGCTCCTACCCCCTTGTCCAAACTGTCAAGAGAAACCTTGGCTCCCTATGA